The Anaerolineae bacterium DNA segment AGAATGTAACGTGTTTCGTCATAATCATCGTGTGGGTCTTCCACGACAAAGGCATCATCATTAAAATCCAGACCATGCTTGTGGAGATTGGTACGCCGTTTGTCTTCGTCCCACTCAAATTTCATGAGTAGATTGTTGGCGGCCCCCCTCTAACTCCCCCCACCGGGGGGAGAACCGGCCCCCCGGTGGGGCGGGATTGAGGGCCGCTTTCCGCCAAACCGAGAATCGCTGCCTGTTTTGGCAGGCGGGCACAAACTTGTCTGTTAGCCTCGTTTCGTGTACCCTACCCAAAAAAAAGGAAAAACCTGGGGTGGGGCAAAATAAGATGCGCATAAAGTCTAAACACTCTATCCGGCCGACCATTTCTCTATCTCTCAAGATTGTCCTGGGGGGTATTGTTCTGGCCATCTTGGTATTTCTTCTCAAGGAGGGGCAACAGGCGACTTCTGTTCCGCCAACGCCTGGTTTGATTGCATTGCAGCCTTCACCCACTCTAACACCAACGGTTACGCCTGCCCCGCCCTCGCCCACTACCCTACCCACGTTTATGGTTACACCCCCGCTCTCGCCGGTAAGTACGCCTACCCCCGCCCCGGCCCCAAATTCTGCCGAACCTGGCCAAACGGCGCTTTATACTTATAAGATCATCAACACCTACCCTCACGACCCGGACGCCTTTACCCAGGGTTTGGTTTACGTGGATGGTTTTTTGTACGAAGGCACCGGCCGTTACGGCCAATCAACGTTGCGTAAGGTTGAGTTGGAAACCGGGGCAGTGTTGCAGCGCATTGCCGTGCCGGCTGAACTTTTTGGCGAGGGCATTGTTATTTTTGATGGCCAGATCATTCAGTTGACCTGGCAGAGCTGGATGGGTTTTGTTTACGATCAAGAAGATTTTACCCTGTTAAAAACCTTCTTTTACCCCACCGAAGGTTGGGGCATTACCCACGACGGCCAGCGCCTGATGATGAGCGACGGCACTGCCACCCTCTATTTTTGGGACCCCACCACCCTGGCCGAAATTGGCCGGGTGGAAGTGTACGACGGTCACGGGCCGGTAGTCAGGCTGAATGAACTGGAATATATCAACGGCGAGGTTTACGCCAACGTTTGGCAAATCAACCGTATTGCCCGCATTAATCCGGAAACGGGCCGGGTGCTGGGCTGGATTCAATTAGACGGTTTGTTGACCGCCGCAGACCTTAGCCAGCCGGTTGACGTACTCAACGGCATTGCCTACGATGCCGAAAACGACCGGCTGTTTGTGAC contains these protein-coding regions:
- a CDS encoding glutaminyl-peptide cyclotransferase — its product is MVTPPLSPVSTPTPAPAPNSAEPGQTALYTYKIINTYPHDPDAFTQGLVYVDGFLYEGTGRYGQSTLRKVELETGAVLQRIAVPAELFGEGIVIFDGQIIQLTWQSWMGFVYDQEDFTLLKTFFYPTEGWGITHDGQRLMMSDGTATLYFWDPTTLAEIGRVEVYDGHGPVVRLNELEYINGEVYANVWQINRIARINPETGRVLGWIQLDGLLTAADLSQPVDVLNGIAYDAENDRLFVTGKLWPKLFEIELVLVE